A genome region from Pseudomonas sp. N3-W includes the following:
- the putA gene encoding trifunctional transcriptional regulator/proline dehydrogenase/L-glutamate gamma-semialdehyde dehydrogenase codes for MATTTLGVKLDDPTRERLKAAATSIDRTPHWLIKQAIFNYLEKLEGGATLTELSGLTKDADDAVDAPQDHAHQCFLEFAESILPQSVLRASITAAYRRPEPEVVPMLIEQARLPAAMAEATNKLASSIAEKLRNQKSAGGRAGIVQGLLQEFSLSSQEGVALMCLAEALLRIPDKGTRDALIRDKISTGNWHPHLGNSPSLFVNAATWGLLLTGKLVATHNEAGLTSSLSRIIGKSGEPMIRKGVDMAMRLMGEQFVTGETIAEALANASKFEAKGFRYSYDMLGEAALTEHDAQKYLASYEQAIHSIGKASHGRGIYEGPGISIKLSALHPRYSRAQYERVMDELYPRLLSLTLLAKQYDIGLNIDAEEADRLELSLDLLERLCFEPQLTGWNGIGFVIQAYQKRCPYVIDYVIDLARRSRHRLMIRLVKGAYWDSEIKRAQVEGLEGYPVYTRKVYTDVSYIACARKLLSVPEVIYPQFATHNAHTLSAIYHIAGQNYYPGQYEFQCLHGMGEPLYEQVVGKVSEGKLNRPCRVYAPVGTHETLLAYLVRRLLENGANTSFVNRIADQSILIQELVADPVASIEQMATLEGGFGLPHPRIPLPRDLYGAERANSSGIDMANEHRLASLSCALLATAHNSWKAAPMLGCASNTEAPAPVLNPSDLRDVVGHVQEATVEDVDNAIQCALNAAPIWQATPPAERAAILERAADLMEGEIQPLMGLLAREAGKTFANAIAEVREAVDFLRYYAVQARNDFTNDAHRPLGPVVCISPWNFPLAIFSGQVAAALAAGNPVLAKPAEQTPLVAAQAVRLLLEAGIPEGVLQLLPGRGETVGARLVGDDRVKGVMFTGSTEVARLLQRNVAGRLDAQGRPIPLIAETGGQNAMIVDSSALTEQVVIDVVSSAFDSAGQRCSALRVLCLQEDSADRVIEMLKGAMAECRLGNPERLSVDIGPVIDAEAKAGIEKHIQAMRDKGRSVYQVAIADGEEVKRGTFVMPTLIELESFDELQREIFGPVLHVVRYKRKDIDQLIGQINASGYGLTLGVHTRIDETIAKVIDNVHAGNVYVNRNIVGAVVGVQPFGGEGLSGTGPKAGGPLYLYRLLSTRPTDAIEQSFARGDAIVAPDVRLRDAMSKPLTALKAWADSNKFADLSTLCVQFAAQSQSGITRVLAGPTGERNSYAILPREHVLCLAEVEGDLLTQLAAVLAVGGSAVWPESDLTKAMFARLPKDVQARIKLVSDWHKDEVVFDAVLHHGHSDQLRAVCQQVAKRAGAIVGVHGLSQGETNIALERLVIERALSVNTAAAGGNASLMTIG; via the coding sequence ATGGCTACCACCACCCTTGGGGTCAAACTTGACGACCCGACCCGCGAGCGCCTGAAGGCGGCCGCGACCTCGATTGATCGCACGCCGCACTGGCTGATCAAGCAGGCAATTTTCAATTACCTGGAAAAACTCGAGGGTGGTGCAACCCTGACCGAGCTGAGCGGTTTGACCAAGGACGCCGACGACGCCGTCGATGCGCCGCAGGATCACGCTCACCAGTGCTTCCTCGAATTCGCTGAAAGCATTCTGCCGCAATCGGTACTGCGTGCCTCGATCACCGCCGCTTACCGCCGCCCGGAACCGGAAGTGGTGCCGATGCTGATCGAGCAGGCGCGTCTGCCGGCGGCGATGGCCGAAGCCACCAACAAACTTGCCTCCTCGATTGCCGAAAAACTGCGCAATCAAAAGAGCGCTGGTGGCCGTGCAGGCATTGTTCAGGGCCTGTTGCAGGAATTTTCCCTGTCGTCCCAGGAAGGCGTGGCGCTGATGTGCCTGGCCGAAGCGCTGCTGCGCATCCCGGACAAAGGCACCCGTGACGCGCTGATCCGCGACAAGATCAGCACCGGCAACTGGCATCCGCATTTGGGCAACAGCCCGTCGCTGTTCGTCAACGCCGCCACTTGGGGCCTGCTGCTGACCGGCAAACTGGTCGCGACCCACAACGAAGCCGGCCTGACCTCGTCCCTGAGCCGCATCATTGGTAAAAGCGGCGAGCCGATGATCCGCAAGGGCGTCGACATGGCCATGCGCTTGATGGGCGAGCAATTTGTCACCGGCGAAACCATCGCCGAAGCGCTCGCCAACGCCAGCAAGTTCGAAGCCAAGGGCTTCCGCTATTCCTACGACATGCTGGGTGAAGCCGCACTCACCGAGCACGATGCCCAGAAGTACCTGGCCTCGTACGAACAAGCCATCCACTCGATCGGCAAAGCGTCCCACGGCCGTGGGATTTATGAAGGTCCTGGCATTTCCATCAAGCTGTCGGCCCTGCACCCGCGTTACAGCCGTGCCCAGTACGAGCGCGTGATGGATGAGCTGTACCCGCGCCTGCTGTCGCTGACCCTGCTGGCCAAGCAATACGACATCGGCCTGAACATCGACGCCGAAGAAGCCGACCGTCTCGAACTGTCGCTGGATCTGCTGGAGCGTCTGTGCTTCGAGCCGCAACTGACGGGCTGGAACGGCATCGGGTTCGTGATCCAGGCTTATCAGAAGCGTTGCCCGTACGTGATCGACTACGTGATCGATCTGGCGCGCCGCAGCCGTCATCGCCTGATGATCCGCCTGGTGAAAGGCGCGTACTGGGACAGCGAAATCAAGCGCGCCCAGGTCGAAGGCCTGGAAGGCTATCCGGTTTACACCCGCAAGGTGTACACCGATGTTTCCTACATCGCCTGCGCACGCAAACTGCTGTCGGTGCCGGAAGTCATCTATCCGCAGTTCGCCACGCACAACGCCCACACTCTGTCGGCCATTTACCATATTGCCGGTCAGAACTATTACCCCGGCCAGTACGAGTTCCAGTGCCTGCACGGCATGGGCGAACCCCTGTACGAACAGGTTGTAGGCAAAGTTTCCGAAGGCAAGCTGAACCGTCCGTGCCGTGTGTATGCACCGGTCGGTACTCACGAAACACTGTTGGCGTATCTGGTCCGTCGTCTGCTGGAAAACGGCGCGAACACCTCGTTCGTCAACCGCATCGCCGACCAGTCCATTTTGATTCAGGAGCTGGTGGCCGATCCAGTGGCCAGCATCGAGCAGATGGCGACGCTGGAAGGCGGCTTCGGCCTGCCGCACCCGCGTATCCCGCTGCCGCGTGATCTTTATGGTGCCGAGCGCGCCAACTCCAGCGGCATCGACATGGCCAACGAACATCGTCTGGCCTCACTGTCCTGCGCCTTGCTGGCCACCGCTCATAACAGCTGGAAAGCCGCGCCGATGCTCGGTTGCGCCTCCAACACCGAAGCGCCGGCGCCGGTCCTGAACCCATCCGATCTGCGTGATGTGGTTGGCCATGTGCAGGAAGCCACTGTCGAAGATGTCGACAACGCGATCCAGTGCGCGCTGAACGCTGCGCCGATCTGGCAGGCCACTCCGCCCGCCGAACGCGCTGCGATTCTGGAACGTGCCGCTGATTTGATGGAGGGCGAGATCCAGCCGCTGATGGGCCTGTTGGCTCGCGAAGCCGGCAAGACCTTCGCCAATGCCATCGCCGAAGTGCGTGAAGCCGTGGACTTCCTGCGTTATTACGCGGTGCAGGCCCGTAACGACTTCACCAACGACGCCCACCGCCCGTTGGGTCCAGTGGTGTGCATCAGCCCGTGGAACTTCCCGCTGGCGATTTTCAGTGGCCAGGTCGCCGCTGCACTCGCCGCCGGTAACCCGGTGCTGGCCAAGCCTGCGGAACAAACCCCGTTGGTAGCGGCGCAAGCCGTGCGCTTGCTGCTCGAAGCCGGGATTCCGGAAGGCGTGCTGCAACTGCTGCCGGGCCGTGGCGAAACCGTTGGCGCGCGCCTGGTCGGTGACGATCGGGTCAAAGGCGTGATGTTCACCGGCTCCACTGAAGTCGCTCGCTTGCTGCAACGCAACGTCGCCGGTCGCCTGGATGCTCAGGGTCGTCCGATTCCGCTGATTGCCGAAACCGGTGGCCAGAACGCGATGATCGTCGATTCCTCGGCGCTCACCGAACAGGTTGTCATCGATGTCGTGTCGTCGGCCTTCGACAGCGCCGGTCAACGCTGCTCGGCACTGCGCGTGCTGTGCTTGCAGGAAGATTCGGCAGACCGCGTCATCGAAATGCTCAAAGGTGCCATGGCTGAATGCCGCCTCGGCAATCCAGAGCGCCTGTCCGTGGACATCGGCCCGGTGATCGACGCCGAAGCCAAGGCCGGCATCGAGAAGCACATCCAGGCCATGCGCGACAAAGGTCGCAGCGTGTACCAGGTGGCCATCGCCGACGGCGAAGAAGTCAAACGTGGCACCTTTGTGATGCCGACACTGATCGAACTGGAAAGCTTCGACGAGCTGCAACGGGAAATCTTCGGTCCGGTGCTGCACGTGGTTCGCTACAAGCGCAAAGACATTGACCAGTTGATCGGTCAGATCAATGCCTCCGGCTACGGCTTGACCTTGGGTGTACATACCCGGATCGACGAAACCATCGCCAAGGTGATCGATAACGTTCACGCCGGTAACGTCTACGTGAACCGCAACATCGTCGGTGCCGTGGTCGGCGTGCAGCCGTTCGGCGGCGAAGGCCTGTCGGGCACTGGCCCGAAAGCCGGCGGTCCGTTGTACCTGTATCGCCTGTTGTCGACGCGTCCGACCGATGCCATCGAACAATCCTTCGCTCGCGGCGACGCCATTGTCGCCCCGGATGTTCGTCTGCGTGACGCCATGAGCAAGCCGCTGACCGCACTGAAAGCCTGGGCCGACAGCAACAAATTTGCCGACCTGAGCACCTTGTGCGTGCAGTTCGCGGCGCAGTCGCAAAGCGGCATCACCCGCGTGCTGGCCGGCCCGACCGGCGAGCGCAACAGCTATGCGATCCTGCCGCGTGAGCATGTGCTGTGCCTGGCGGAAGTCGAAGGCGATCTGCTGACGCAACTGGCTGCGGTATTGGCGGTTGGTGGTTCGGCGGTGTGGCCGGAATCTGACTTGACGAAGGCGATGTTCGCACGACTGCCGAAAGACGTTCAGGCGCGGATCAAGCTGGTTTCCGACTGGCACAAGGACGAGGTGGTGTTTGATGCGGTCCTGCATCATGGCCATTCCGATCAGTTGCGCGCGGTTTGCCAGCAAGTGGCCAAGCGCGCCGGGGCGATCGTGGGTGTTCACGGCTTGTCTCAGGGTGAAACCAACATTGCGCTGGAGCGGTTGGTGATCGAGCGGGCATTGAGCGTAAACACCGCTGCGGCGGGGGGTAATGCGAGCCTCATGACGATCGGATAA
- the putP gene encoding sodium/proline symporter PutP produces the protein MSVSNPTLITFVIYIAAMVLIGFMAYRSTNNLSDYILGGRSLGSVVTALSAGASDMSGWLLMGLPGAIYLSGLSESWIAIGLIVGAYLNWLFVAGRLRVQTEHNGDALTLPDYFSSRFEDKSGLLRIISAVVILVFFTIYCASGIVAGARLFESTFGMSYETALWAGAAATIAYTFVGGFLAVSWTDTVQATLMIFALLLTPIIVLLATGGVDTTFLAIEAQNPDNFNMLKNTTFISIVSLMGWGLGYFGQPHILARFMAADSVKSIAKARRISMTWMILCLGGTVAVGFFGIAYFSANPHLAAPVTENHERVFIELAKILFNPWIAGILLSAILAAVMSTLSCQLLVCSSALTEDFYKTFLRKTASQVELVWVGRAMVLLVALIAIAMAANPENRVLGLVSYAWAGFGAAFGPVVLISVIWKDMTRNGALAGILVGAVTVIVWKHFNLLGLYEIIPGFIFASLAIYIVSKLGAPTQGMLQRFDAAEKDYRLNK, from the coding sequence ATGAGCGTAAGCAACCCAACCCTGATCACGTTTGTGATCTACATCGCAGCCATGGTGCTGATCGGCTTCATGGCCTATCGCTCCACCAACAACCTTTCTGACTACATCCTGGGCGGTCGCAGCCTGGGCAGCGTCGTGACCGCGCTGTCTGCCGGCGCCTCCGACATGAGCGGCTGGTTGTTGATGGGCCTGCCGGGTGCCATCTACCTGTCCGGTCTTTCCGAAAGCTGGATCGCCATCGGCCTGATCGTCGGGGCTTACCTGAACTGGCTGTTTGTTGCCGGCCGTTTGCGGGTACAGACCGAGCACAACGGCGACGCCCTGACACTGCCGGATTACTTTTCCAGCCGTTTCGAAGACAAAAGCGGCCTGCTGCGGATTATCTCCGCCGTGGTGATCCTGGTGTTCTTCACCATCTATTGCGCTTCCGGCATCGTGGCCGGTGCCCGTCTGTTTGAAAGCACCTTCGGCATGTCCTACGAGACCGCGCTGTGGGCCGGTGCCGCGGCGACGATTGCCTACACCTTTGTCGGTGGTTTCCTGGCGGTGAGCTGGACCGATACCGTACAAGCCACGCTGATGATTTTTGCCTTGCTGCTGACGCCGATCATCGTGCTGCTGGCCACCGGTGGCGTCGATACCACGTTCCTGGCAATCGAAGCGCAGAATCCTGACAACTTCAACATGCTGAAAAACACCACCTTCATCAGCATTGTTTCTCTGATGGGCTGGGGCTTGGGTTACTTCGGCCAGCCGCACATCCTGGCGCGTTTCATGGCGGCGGATTCGGTCAAGTCGATTGCCAAGGCGCGTCGCATCTCCATGACCTGGATGATTCTGTGCCTGGGCGGCACCGTCGCCGTCGGTTTCTTCGGTATTGCCTACTTCTCGGCGAATCCGCACCTGGCGGCGCCTGTGACCGAAAACCACGAGCGTGTGTTCATCGAACTGGCCAAGATCCTGTTCAACCCGTGGATTGCCGGCATATTGCTGTCGGCCATTCTGGCGGCCGTCATGAGTACCCTGAGCTGCCAGTTGCTGGTGTGCTCCAGCGCCCTGACCGAAGACTTCTACAAGACTTTTCTGCGTAAAACCGCATCCCAGGTTGAGCTGGTATGGGTCGGCCGCGCCATGGTGCTGCTGGTTGCGCTGATCGCCATCGCGATGGCCGCGAACCCGGAAAACCGCGTATTGGGCCTGGTCAGCTACGCCTGGGCCGGTTTCGGTGCGGCGTTCGGTCCGGTAGTGCTGATTTCGGTGATCTGGAAAGACATGACCCGCAACGGCGCACTGGCCGGGATCCTGGTCGGCGCGGTCACCGTGATCGTCTGGAAACACTTCAACCTGCTGGGCCTGTACGAAATTATCCCGGGCTTCATCTTTGCCAGCCTGGCCATCTATATCGTCAGCAAGCTGGGCGCGCCGACTCAGGGCATGCTGCAGCGCTTTGATGCGGCGGAGAAGGATTATCGTCTGAACAAGTGA
- a CDS encoding acyl-CoA dehydrogenase → MSETLLSSRNLAFELYEVLDAEGLTQRERFAEHNRETFDAAIGTARSIAEKFFAPHNRKGDEHEPRYENGEAILIPEVKPAVDAFLEAGFLNAARSFDAGGMQLPTLLSQACFAHFQSANAASTSYPFLTMGAANLIESFGTDEQKQRFLQPMIDGRFFGTMALTEPHAGSSLSDIRTRAEPAADGTYRLKGNKIFISGGDHPLSENIVHMVLAKLPDAPAGVKGISLFIVPKFLVNEDGSLGKRNDVLLAGLFHKMGWRGTTSTALNFGDNGECVGYLVGKPHHGLSYMFQMMNEARIGVGMGAVMLGYAGYLYSLEYARERPQGRVPDNKDPATAPVAIIQHADVKRMLLTQKAYVEGSFDLGLYAARLFDDTTTLATEAERKQAHELLDLLTPIVKSWPSEFCLKANELAIQILGGHGYTREYPVEQYYRDNRLNPIHEGTHGIQSLDLLGRKLAQNGGAGLKQLIRLIANTAERAHFYESLTPLREPLEKLVAHLQAVTIGLLTDLGQGKVNSSLANSALYLKVFGHTVIGWRWLEQAIRAEEGLAKGNAADVNFYKGKLQAARYFLTWEVPGCHHELAILEARDDVCLGMQDEWF, encoded by the coding sequence ATGTCCGAGACGTTGCTCAGTTCCCGCAATCTGGCTTTCGAGCTGTATGAAGTCCTTGATGCCGAGGGCCTGACCCAGCGTGAGCGGTTCGCCGAGCACAATCGCGAGACATTCGATGCCGCCATCGGCACCGCCCGCAGCATCGCCGAGAAGTTCTTCGCGCCGCATAACCGCAAGGGCGACGAGCACGAGCCGCGCTATGAAAACGGTGAGGCGATTCTGATTCCGGAAGTGAAGCCAGCGGTGGATGCATTTCTTGAAGCCGGCTTCCTGAATGCCGCGCGCAGTTTCGACGCCGGCGGCATGCAACTGCCTACACTGTTGTCGCAAGCCTGCTTCGCCCACTTTCAGTCGGCCAACGCGGCGTCCACGTCCTACCCGTTCCTGACCATGGGCGCGGCCAATCTGATTGAAAGCTTCGGCACCGATGAGCAAAAGCAGCGCTTCCTGCAACCGATGATCGACGGTCGTTTCTTCGGCACCATGGCCCTGACCGAGCCACATGCCGGGTCGTCACTGTCGGATATTCGCACCCGCGCCGAGCCTGCGGCAGATGGCACTTATCGGCTCAAGGGCAACAAGATCTTCATCTCCGGCGGCGATCACCCGCTGTCGGAAAACATCGTGCACATGGTGCTGGCCAAGCTGCCGGACGCGCCGGCCGGGGTGAAGGGCATTTCGCTGTTTATCGTGCCCAAGTTCCTGGTCAACGAGGATGGCAGCCTGGGCAAGCGTAACGACGTGCTGCTGGCCGGGCTGTTCCACAAGATGGGCTGGCGCGGCACCACGTCCACGGCGCTGAACTTCGGCGATAACGGCGAGTGCGTCGGTTATCTGGTGGGCAAGCCGCATCACGGCCTGAGCTACATGTTCCAGATGATGAACGAGGCGCGGATTGGCGTCGGCATGGGCGCAGTGATGCTCGGTTACGCCGGTTACCTGTACTCGCTGGAATACGCCCGCGAGCGTCCGCAGGGTCGCGTGCCAGATAACAAGGATCCAGCCACCGCGCCGGTGGCGATCATTCAGCACGCCGACGTCAAACGCATGTTGCTGACGCAGAAGGCGTACGTCGAAGGCTCGTTCGATCTGGGGCTGTATGCGGCTCGCCTGTTCGACGACACCACCACGCTGGCGACCGAAGCCGAACGCAAGCAGGCCCACGAACTGCTGGACCTGCTGACGCCGATCGTCAAATCCTGGCCCTCGGAGTTCTGCCTGAAGGCCAACGAGCTGGCAATCCAGATTCTCGGCGGCCACGGTTATACCCGCGAGTATCCAGTGGAGCAGTATTACCGCGATAACCGCCTGAACCCGATTCACGAAGGCACCCACGGCATTCAGTCGCTGGACTTGCTGGGGCGCAAACTGGCGCAGAACGGCGGGGCCGGGCTCAAGCAGCTGATTCGACTGATCGCCAACACCGCCGAGCGCGCCCACTTTTATGAGTCGCTGACGCCGCTACGCGAACCGCTGGAGAAACTGGTGGCACACCTGCAAGCAGTGACCATTGGCCTGCTGACCGATCTGGGCCAGGGCAAGGTCAACAGCAGCTTGGCGAATTCAGCGCTGTATCTGAAGGTGTTCGGGCACACGGTGATTGGCTGGCGCTGGCTGGAACAGGCGATTCGCGCTGAGGAAGGATTGGCCAAGGGCAATGCAGCGGATGTGAATTTCTATAAGGGCAAGTTGCAGGCGGCGCGGTATTTCCTGACGTGGGAAGTGCCGGGTTGTCATCATGAGCTGGCGATTCTTGAGGCGCGGGATGATGTGTGCCTGGGGATGCAGGATGAGTGGTTCTGA
- a CDS encoding methyl-accepting chemotaxis protein, whose translation MQFWRRSIQWQLILSMGTALLVSILIVVGIYTLVLNRLAQSYLVEQALPSSIEAMRNDIERILVQPLTAAKDIASNSMVRDWLAGGENSAQTATFVQYLEGIRAEHKAFTALMIGADSSHYYTEKGLDRTLSRANPKDAWFYSFLDGNQPRTLNIDNDTATGELALFIDLKVEQAGKVVGVAGLGLSMKELSQLIHNFSFGERGKVYLVRSDGLIQVHPEAQFSGKRTLAEQIGAPAAQAVMGQKNAANSNFVRDGEDFLALSLPLRDLGWTLVAEVPQSQIYAEARRAMWMSSGIGLAVALVCLMLVVLLARGLVRPIRQVTEALVAIGSGGGDLTHRLDSSRADELGDLARGFNRFLDSQRDMIGEVLTTSERLRTAVGQVAKVVDNTAERSGRQQEMTDMVATAVHEMGLTVQEIAQNAGNAAVASQTARDEAMQAREVVGGSIRHIESMSDEIGVAATAVGELAHQVASIDQVLAVIRGISEQTNLLALNAAIEAARAGDMGRGFAVVADEVRTLARRTQSSTDEIQQMIGNLKQGAENAVSSMHSGQAATGTGVESSQRTGSSLTAITGQIERISDMNHQVATATEEQSAVTEEINRNVQGISDLARATAGEVRACREDCQTLQRLADDLARQMGGFKLS comes from the coding sequence ATGCAGTTCTGGCGACGCAGTATCCAGTGGCAGTTGATTCTGAGCATGGGCACCGCCCTGTTGGTCAGTATCCTGATTGTGGTTGGCATTTACACCCTCGTGCTTAATCGCCTCGCCCAGAGCTATCTGGTCGAACAGGCGTTGCCGTCGAGCATCGAAGCGATGCGCAACGACATCGAACGCATCCTCGTCCAACCCCTCACCGCCGCCAAGGACATCGCCAGCAACAGCATGGTGCGCGACTGGCTGGCCGGGGGCGAAAACAGTGCCCAGACCGCCACCTTCGTGCAGTACCTGGAAGGCATCCGCGCCGAACACAAGGCCTTCACCGCACTGATGATTGGCGCCGATTCCAGCCATTACTACACGGAAAAAGGCCTGGACCGCACCCTCAGCCGCGCCAATCCCAAAGACGCCTGGTTCTATTCGTTTCTCGATGGCAATCAGCCGCGCACCCTCAATATCGACAATGACACCGCAACCGGAGAATTGGCGCTGTTCATCGACCTCAAGGTCGAGCAGGCCGGTAAAGTCGTGGGCGTTGCCGGCCTCGGCCTGAGCATGAAAGAGCTGTCGCAGCTGATCCACAATTTCAGTTTCGGTGAGCGCGGCAAGGTCTATCTCGTGCGTTCCGACGGCTTGATCCAGGTCCACCCCGAGGCTCAATTCAGCGGTAAACGGACGCTTGCCGAACAGATTGGTGCCCCGGCTGCGCAAGCCGTCATGGGTCAGAAAAATGCCGCCAACAGCAACTTCGTGCGTGACGGCGAAGATTTTCTGGCGTTGAGCCTGCCACTGCGCGACCTGGGCTGGACCCTGGTGGCCGAAGTGCCGCAGTCGCAGATCTATGCCGAAGCCCGTCGCGCCATGTGGATGAGCAGCGGCATTGGCCTGGCGGTGGCGCTGGTGTGCCTGATGTTGGTGGTGCTGCTGGCCCGTGGCCTGGTGCGACCGATCCGTCAGGTAACAGAAGCACTGGTAGCCATCGGTAGCGGTGGTGGAGATTTGACCCACCGGTTAGATTCCAGTCGCGCCGATGAGCTGGGTGACCTGGCGCGTGGCTTCAATCGCTTCCTCGACAGCCAGCGCGACATGATCGGCGAAGTGCTGACCACCAGCGAGCGGTTGCGCACCGCTGTCGGCCAAGTGGCGAAGGTAGTGGATAACACCGCCGAGCGTTCCGGTCGCCAGCAGGAAATGACCGACATGGTGGCCACCGCTGTCCACGAAATGGGCCTGACCGTGCAGGAAATCGCCCAGAACGCCGGCAACGCCGCGGTGGCCTCGCAAACCGCTCGGGACGAGGCGATGCAGGCGCGGGAAGTGGTCGGCGGCTCGATCCGGCACATTGAAAGCATGTCCGATGAAATCGGTGTCGCCGCGACGGCGGTGGGCGAGCTGGCCCATCAGGTGGCGTCGATCGATCAGGTGCTGGCGGTAATTCGCGGGATTTCCGAGCAAACCAATTTGCTGGCGCTCAACGCTGCGATTGAAGCAGCACGGGCCGGGGACATGGGGCGCGGTTTTGCCGTGGTGGCGGATGAAGTGCGCACCTTGGCGCGGCGCACACAGTCGTCCACCGACGAGATTCAACAGATGATCGGCAATCTCAAGCAAGGTGCAGAGAACGCCGTTTCATCGATGCACTCGGGGCAAGCGGCGACCGGGACCGGGGTTGAGTCCAGTCAACGCACCGGGTCATCGCTGACGGCGATTACCGGGCAGATCGAGCGCATCAGCGACATGAACCACCAGGTGGCGACGGCGACGGAAGAGCAGTCGGCGGTGACCGAAGAGATCAACCGCAATGTGCAAGGCATTTCCGACCTGGCCCGGGCGACGGCGGGGGAGGTCAGGGCGTGTCGTGAGGATTGCCAGACGTTGCAGCGGTTGGCCGATGATCTGGCACGGCAGATGGGTGGGTTCAAGTTGAGTTGA